A genomic stretch from Kribbella amoyensis includes:
- a CDS encoding three-helix bundle dimerization domain-containing protein gives MDRSEENRAIDEVVERLAQQFPELPAADIASTVAQTRPEFEEAPIRDFVPLFVERSAKNRLRDRRETASS, from the coding sequence ATGGACAGGTCAGAGGAGAACCGCGCGATCGACGAGGTCGTCGAGCGGCTGGCCCAGCAGTTTCCCGAACTGCCGGCCGCCGACATCGCCAGTACCGTCGCGCAGACGCGTCCCGAGTTCGAAGAAGCACCGATCCGCGACTTCGTACCGCTGTTCGTCGAACGATCAGCCAAGAACCGGCTCCGCGACCGCCGGGAGACCGCCTCGTCCTGA
- a CDS encoding FadR/GntR family transcriptional regulator: MIDKVATHQQDQEFRRLDARAPLHQVVQHEIRNFIIKERLRPGDPLKSEAELARLFGVSRNSVREAVKALESTGVLETRRGSGVYVRDFSFDPLLDHLPYGLMQGKQALRELAALRKTLETALITDAMDAMTPASVSALRETLEEMRALAEQGEGFAEQDRMFHQLLFRDLGNTMLLRLFDLFWLAFHAAVPPARGRTPMDAYHGHATVLDAILTGDPDQARAAIRDHYIGIESKLAEAPADPAETD, encoded by the coding sequence ATGATCGACAAGGTGGCCACTCACCAGCAGGACCAGGAGTTCCGGCGGCTCGACGCCAGGGCTCCGCTGCACCAGGTCGTGCAGCACGAGATCAGGAACTTCATCATCAAGGAGCGGCTCCGCCCCGGCGACCCGCTCAAGTCGGAGGCCGAACTGGCCCGCCTCTTCGGTGTCAGCCGCAACTCGGTCCGCGAGGCGGTCAAGGCGCTGGAGTCCACCGGCGTGCTCGAGACGCGGCGAGGCAGTGGCGTCTACGTCCGCGACTTCTCCTTCGACCCGTTGCTCGACCACCTGCCGTACGGCCTGATGCAGGGCAAGCAGGCTTTACGCGAGCTGGCCGCGCTGCGCAAGACGCTGGAGACCGCGCTCATCACGGACGCGATGGACGCGATGACGCCAGCCAGTGTCAGCGCGCTCCGCGAGACCCTGGAGGAGATGCGGGCGCTGGCGGAGCAGGGCGAGGGCTTCGCCGAGCAGGACCGGATGTTCCATCAGTTGCTGTTCCGCGACCTCGGCAACACGATGCTGCTGCGGCTGTTCGACCTGTTCTGGCTGGCTTTCCACGCCGCCGTCCCACCCGCACGCGGACGCACACCGATGGATGCGTACCACGGTCATGCGACCGTGTTGGACGCGATTCTCACCGGTGACCCGGACCAGGCCAGGGCCGCGATCCGGGATCACTACATCGGGATCGAGTCCAAGCTCGCCGAAGCCCCGGCCGATCCCGCCGAGACCGACTGA
- a CDS encoding ABC transporter permease, with protein MSNTSGSQAHRRLEPLRRFAQSKSAVVGATGLLILIVVAVFAPLIAPFDPNAQSGGSLLGPSGGHLLGTDQLGRDILSRMIHGARASLIAAAGAVVVGAGIGVPLGLLAGYLGRWVDAIAMRFVDLLLAVPGILLALVMIVALGSGRLNLVLAIGIGAVPEFARLTRVATLEIRDRDFVLAARGMGASTPDTLVRTVLPNVLGPIVIQVVVTASMAVVVEAGLAFLGLGTPPPAPSWGGMLQDARSYLYQSPSYGLFPGLCLVATVFCLDRIGRGLRLAVSGAGRQAAANVTTGGAV; from the coding sequence ATGAGCAACACCTCTGGTTCTCAGGCCCATCGACGACTGGAGCCGTTGCGCCGGTTCGCGCAGTCCAAGTCGGCCGTCGTCGGTGCGACCGGACTGCTGATCCTCATCGTGGTCGCGGTGTTCGCCCCGCTGATCGCGCCGTTCGACCCGAACGCGCAGAGCGGCGGGTCCCTGCTCGGCCCGTCCGGCGGACATCTGCTCGGTACCGATCAGCTCGGTCGCGACATCCTGTCCCGGATGATCCACGGCGCCCGCGCGTCCCTGATCGCGGCCGCCGGTGCGGTCGTCGTCGGCGCCGGCATCGGGGTACCCCTCGGGCTGCTCGCGGGGTACCTCGGGCGCTGGGTGGACGCGATCGCGATGCGCTTCGTCGATCTGCTGCTCGCCGTGCCGGGGATCCTGCTCGCGCTGGTGATGATCGTGGCGCTCGGGTCCGGCCGGCTCAACCTGGTGCTCGCGATCGGGATCGGCGCGGTCCCGGAGTTCGCCCGGCTGACCAGGGTGGCCACACTCGAGATCCGCGACCGCGACTTCGTCCTGGCCGCCCGTGGGATGGGTGCGAGTACGCCGGACACGCTGGTCCGCACCGTGCTGCCGAACGTGCTCGGCCCGATCGTCATCCAGGTGGTCGTGACCGCGTCGATGGCGGTCGTGGTCGAGGCCGGCCTGGCGTTCCTCGGACTCGGGACGCCACCACCGGCGCCGTCGTGGGGCGGCATGCTCCAGGACGCGCGCTCGTACCTCTACCAGAGTCCCAGTTACGGGTTGTTCCCCGGCCTCTGCCTGGTCGCCACCGTCTTCTGTCTCGACCGGATCGGCCGCGGACTGCGGCTCGCGGTGAGCGGCGCCGGCCGGCAAGCAGCCGCCAACGTCACCACGGGAGGTGCGGTCTAG
- a CDS encoding ABC transporter ATP-binding protein, with the protein MFGALNGVTEDGIADRGAPSAGPERTGDGSVFSLRDLVVEFATPAGLVRAVNGMSYDVAGGETFGVLGETGSGKSVSVLAALGLLSAPNLRKVSGQAVLGDVDLLALPEAELRRRLGKDVAMVFQDAISALNPVQRVGDQIAETLRVHDRALSAAGARARCVELLGMVGVPHPATRYDQYPHQFSGGMCQRVMIAMAIANRPKVLIADEPTTALDVSVQAQILDLLRVAREETGAGVVLITHDLGVVAETADRVGVTYGGRIVESGDVTQIFTRPRHPYTAALLGALPRLDAAADRLRPIPGQPPDPSELPAGCAFAPRCPISRGRSVCTEVRPEPVPEAEELGGGLSACHFPDEAASLLTIEPADDQPAPASRTDGAEESGGAVLEVQEAVARFPVRSGLFARASAWVHAVDGVSLQVPAGRTLGLVGESGCGKTTLARLVLRLVEPTDGRILVEGDDVRTAGRSQLRKIRRRAQMVFQDPYASLNPRLSVGDNVAEPLRLQGLSYGQRRREVADLFSRVGLRSEHIDRLPSEFSGGQRQRVAIARALASKPGLLILDEPVSALDVSVQAQVLNLLADLQRESGMGYLFVSHDLAVVRQVADEVAVMYLGRIVESGPAQRVYDDPRHPYTRALLASVPVPDPVGRADRRRVPLGGDVPSPVDPPSGCRFRTRCPIAADVCAEKEPPLRPIAGGHTACHFADQPVGPAVGVRG; encoded by the coding sequence GTGTTTGGAGCCCTCAACGGCGTGACCGAGGACGGGATCGCCGATCGCGGCGCCCCGTCCGCCGGTCCAGAACGCACGGGGGACGGGTCCGTGTTCAGCCTGCGCGACCTGGTGGTCGAGTTCGCGACGCCCGCGGGCCTGGTCCGCGCGGTGAACGGGATGAGCTACGACGTCGCCGGCGGCGAGACGTTCGGCGTGCTGGGGGAGACCGGCTCGGGCAAGAGCGTGTCGGTACTCGCCGCGCTGGGACTGCTCAGCGCGCCGAACCTGCGAAAGGTGTCGGGACAGGCCGTGCTCGGTGACGTCGACCTCCTCGCGCTGCCCGAGGCGGAGCTGCGGCGCCGGCTCGGCAAGGACGTGGCGATGGTCTTCCAGGACGCGATCTCGGCGCTGAACCCGGTGCAACGGGTCGGCGACCAGATCGCGGAGACGCTCCGGGTGCACGACCGCGCCCTGTCCGCCGCCGGGGCGCGAGCGAGATGTGTCGAGTTGCTCGGCATGGTCGGCGTTCCGCATCCGGCGACCCGCTACGACCAGTACCCGCATCAGTTCTCGGGCGGCATGTGCCAGCGGGTGATGATCGCGATGGCGATCGCCAACCGGCCGAAGGTACTGATCGCGGACGAGCCGACCACCGCGCTGGACGTCAGCGTGCAGGCGCAGATCCTGGACCTGCTGCGGGTGGCGCGGGAGGAGACCGGTGCCGGCGTCGTCCTGATCACGCACGACCTCGGGGTGGTCGCGGAGACCGCGGACCGGGTCGGCGTGACGTACGGCGGCCGGATCGTGGAGTCCGGCGACGTCACCCAGATCTTCACCCGGCCACGACACCCGTACACCGCGGCGTTGCTCGGCGCGCTGCCTCGACTCGACGCGGCCGCGGACCGCCTGCGCCCGATCCCGGGCCAGCCGCCGGATCCGAGCGAACTGCCGGCCGGCTGCGCCTTCGCGCCGCGCTGCCCGATCTCCCGCGGTCGCTCGGTGTGTACCGAGGTGCGTCCGGAGCCAGTCCCCGAGGCCGAGGAGCTCGGCGGCGGACTGAGTGCCTGCCACTTCCCCGACGAGGCGGCGAGCCTGCTCACCATCGAACCCGCCGACGACCAGCCCGCGCCCGCCAGTCGAACGGACGGCGCAGAGGAGTCGGGTGGGGCGGTGCTCGAAGTGCAGGAGGCCGTTGCGCGGTTCCCCGTACGCTCTGGGCTGTTCGCCCGGGCTTCGGCCTGGGTGCATGCGGTCGACGGCGTCTCCCTGCAGGTGCCGGCCGGCCGGACGCTGGGACTGGTCGGCGAATCGGGGTGTGGCAAGACCACGCTCGCGCGGCTCGTCCTCCGCCTGGTCGAACCGACCGACGGCCGGATCCTCGTCGAGGGCGACGACGTCCGTACCGCGGGCCGCTCGCAGCTGCGGAAGATCCGGCGGCGTGCGCAGATGGTCTTCCAGGATCCGTATGCCTCACTGAATCCGCGGCTGAGCGTCGGCGACAACGTCGCGGAACCGCTACGCCTGCAGGGCTTGTCGTACGGCCAGCGCCGGCGCGAGGTGGCCGACCTGTTCAGCCGGGTGGGCCTGCGCAGCGAGCACATCGATCGGCTGCCGTCGGAGTTCTCCGGTGGGCAGCGGCAACGGGTCGCGATCGCGCGGGCGCTGGCGTCGAAGCCCGGGCTGCTGATCCTCGACGAACCGGTGTCCGCGCTCGACGTCTCGGTCCAGGCCCAGGTCCTGAACCTGCTCGCCGACCTCCAGCGCGAGTCCGGGATGGGGTATCTGTTCGTGAGCCACGATCTCGCCGTCGTCCGGCAGGTCGCGGACGAGGTCGCGGTGATGTACCTCGGCCGGATCGTCGAGTCCGGGCCGGCCCAGCGGGTCTACGACGATCCGCGGCATCCGTACACGCGGGCGTTGCTGGCCTCGGTGCCGGTCCCCGATCCCGTCGGCCGGGCGGACCGGCGACGCGTACCGCTCGGTGGTGACGTTCCCAGTCCGGTGGACCCGCCGTCCGGCTGCCGGTTCCGGACCCGGTGCCCGATCGCGGCCGACGTCTGTGCGGAGAAGGAACCACCGTTGCGGCCGATCGCCGGCGGCCATACGGCCTGCCATTTCGCCGACCAACCCGTCGGCCCGGCAGTGGGGGTGCGCGGATGA
- a CDS encoding ABC transporter substrate-binding protein: MTDSPIQSRLLARRAFLRNGLLAAGALAGTPLLSACGTGGSESGGGAATGKITLGTTKIMQFDPYLTNTDIHIHAFYTYLLDYPSDGKYEPIPAGAEKWEFAADRKSVTITLREAKFHSGAPVVAEDVVTGVKRAQDPDAGFTLAQPTAFIASATAVDPRTVRLTFKAPTPEPLVLDWMFAFPLIPSASNTPAKLEREPAGSGPFQLAEFRRDQRLVLKKNPDFYAKDRPYLDQVEYRFFTDEDALVAGLESGSVDGAAYLGFRHAERLRQRFTLVEGSGRMSLFFMNATIAPFDNKLLRQAIARAIDRKRILDQVSFGIGDPVYTAFMPSSPAFEKGYLDSHGFDLDAAGELLERSGGARKAVAGVSSGSPSVATLEIIQADLKKIGFQLDIAPQEEAAYLDALFASKLQCTVAMQPNNMQSPSLIARGRQMLTTKANTTFHANVPPAYVAAVAAAAAAITPEAQKTAYAELNKVLVDEAWAIGISTVPSLFALDKRITGLVTDVRDFVDLSNTKG; this comes from the coding sequence ATGACCGATTCACCGATCCAGTCCCGACTGCTGGCCCGTCGCGCGTTCCTCCGCAACGGCCTGCTCGCGGCCGGTGCGCTCGCCGGCACCCCGCTGCTCAGTGCCTGTGGCACCGGCGGCTCCGAGAGCGGTGGCGGCGCCGCGACCGGCAAGATCACCCTCGGGACGACGAAGATCATGCAGTTCGACCCGTACCTGACCAACACCGACATCCACATCCACGCCTTCTACACCTATCTGCTCGACTACCCGTCCGACGGCAAGTACGAGCCGATCCCGGCGGGTGCCGAGAAGTGGGAGTTCGCGGCCGACCGCAAGTCGGTCACGATCACCCTGCGGGAGGCGAAGTTCCACTCGGGCGCCCCGGTGGTCGCCGAGGACGTGGTCACCGGGGTCAAGCGGGCCCAGGACCCGGACGCCGGGTTCACGCTGGCCCAGCCGACCGCGTTCATCGCCTCGGCGACGGCGGTCGACCCGCGAACCGTGCGGCTGACCTTCAAGGCGCCGACGCCCGAACCGCTGGTGCTCGACTGGATGTTCGCCTTCCCGCTGATCCCGTCGGCCTCGAACACGCCGGCGAAGCTGGAACGCGAGCCGGCCGGGTCCGGGCCGTTCCAGCTCGCCGAGTTCCGCCGGGACCAGCGGCTGGTCCTGAAGAAGAACCCGGACTTCTACGCCAAGGACAGGCCGTACCTGGACCAGGTGGAGTACCGCTTCTTCACCGACGAGGACGCGCTGGTCGCCGGGCTCGAGTCGGGATCGGTCGACGGCGCGGCGTACCTCGGGTTCCGGCACGCGGAGCGGCTGCGGCAGCGGTTCACCCTGGTCGAGGGCAGTGGCCGGATGTCGCTGTTCTTCATGAACGCCACCATCGCGCCGTTCGACAACAAGCTGCTCCGGCAGGCGATCGCCCGCGCGATCGACCGCAAGCGGATCCTCGACCAGGTCAGCTTCGGCATCGGCGACCCGGTGTACACGGCGTTCATGCCGTCGTCGCCGGCGTTCGAGAAGGGGTACCTGGACTCGCACGGGTTCGACCTGGACGCGGCCGGGGAGTTGCTCGAGCGGTCGGGCGGTGCCCGCAAGGCCGTGGCCGGGGTGTCGTCCGGCAGCCCGTCCGTCGCGACCCTGGAGATCATCCAGGCGGACCTGAAGAAGATCGGGTTCCAGCTGGACATCGCCCCGCAGGAGGAAGCGGCGTACCTCGACGCGCTGTTCGCCAGCAAGCTGCAGTGCACCGTGGCGATGCAGCCGAACAACATGCAGAGCCCGTCGCTGATCGCCCGCGGCCGGCAGATGCTGACCACCAAGGCGAACACCACGTTCCACGCGAACGTCCCGCCCGCGTACGTGGCGGCGGTTGCCGCGGCGGCCGCGGCCATCACCCCCGAGGCCCAGAAGACCGCGTACGCCGAGCTGAACAAGGTGCTCGTCGACGAGGCCTGGGCGATCGGCATCAGTACGGTGCCGTCCCTCTTCGCGCTGGACAAGCGCATCACCGGACTGGTCACGGACGTCCGCGACTTCGTCGACCTCTCCAACACCAAGGGCTGA
- a CDS encoding LacI family DNA-binding transcriptional regulator encodes MPVSIKDVAREAGVSLGTASTYLNNPERVGPQTARRIRKAIDDLGYVRNEAARQLRAGHSRMLAMLSMELQNPFFGAVAEVIEKRAADFGLFMMLLYGHGDVDRDREYVDLAVQKQVYGMILASGSATPDVLDLLARHRVPTVLMDAHADRDGFASVAIDDVTGARRAVEHLIEQGCRRIAVVGGEPVLPQIQERVLGAQQAAAHRGVRLEVVPTKERTVEAGRAAGEELAQRPARQRPDGIFAINDLVAIGLVDSLVISRGWRIPEQVALVGYDDIDFASSTIVPLSTVRRPRDVFGRVAVDFVRELAGTKTPAPPRHVEIQPELIVRTSSRRR; translated from the coding sequence GTGCCTGTCAGCATCAAGGACGTCGCGCGCGAAGCCGGCGTCTCACTCGGCACCGCGTCGACGTACCTGAACAACCCCGAGCGCGTCGGTCCGCAGACCGCCCGGCGGATCCGGAAGGCGATCGACGACCTCGGCTACGTCCGCAACGAGGCGGCCCGGCAGTTGCGCGCGGGGCACAGCCGGATGCTCGCGATGCTCAGCATGGAGTTGCAGAACCCGTTCTTCGGCGCGGTCGCCGAGGTGATCGAGAAGCGCGCCGCCGACTTCGGCCTGTTCATGATGCTGCTGTACGGCCACGGCGACGTCGACCGCGACCGTGAGTACGTCGATCTCGCGGTGCAGAAGCAGGTGTACGGGATGATCCTGGCGTCCGGCAGCGCGACGCCGGACGTGCTCGACCTGCTCGCCCGGCACCGGGTACCGACCGTGCTGATGGACGCGCACGCCGATCGCGACGGGTTCGCGTCGGTCGCCATCGACGACGTCACCGGCGCACGACGCGCCGTGGAACACCTGATCGAGCAGGGCTGCCGCCGGATCGCCGTGGTCGGCGGCGAGCCGGTACTGCCGCAGATCCAGGAGCGCGTCCTCGGCGCCCAGCAGGCCGCCGCCCACCGTGGTGTACGCCTGGAAGTCGTCCCCACGAAGGAACGCACCGTGGAAGCGGGGCGAGCGGCCGGCGAGGAGCTGGCGCAACGGCCGGCCAGGCAACGGCCCGACGGGATCTTCGCGATCAACGACCTGGTCGCGATCGGTCTGGTGGACTCGCTGGTGATCTCCCGCGGCTGGCGGATCCCGGAGCAGGTCGCGCTGGTCGGGTATGACGACATCGACTTCGCCTCGTCCACGATCGTGCCGCTCTCGACGGTCCGGCGCCCGCGCGACGTGTTCGGCCGGGTGGCGGTCGACTTCGTCCGCGAGCTCGCCGGGACCAAGACGCCGGCACCACCCCGGCACGTCGAGATCCAGCCGGAGCTGATCGTCCGGACGAGTTCGCGCCGTCGCTGA
- a CDS encoding ABC transporter permease, with translation MYAHLIRRLLQFAVVLVLGSIAVWAFTFALPGDPASVLLGPDASPAELEATRQRLGLDGTVVEQYLSWIGHALAGDLGSSYYSGQPVVAELLDRIPATVQLAGFAMVLTLVIAVPVGIVVALRPRSVAGRLFQGYLTAGLAVPTFWLGLLLIIVLAVQLRWLPASSDYVPFWGDPGGALTATILPALAIAVHTSSVTARFLATSLGDVMGKDYIRTARAKGVPERDVIRRHALRNASLPTITIVGLQLGGFLGGTVVIEAVFNYPGLGRLLYTAIGERDYALVQGGVLFVVATFLLLNLLVDLGYAVLDPRIRLT, from the coding sequence ATGTACGCCCATCTGATTCGCCGGCTACTGCAGTTCGCCGTGGTCCTGGTGCTCGGCTCGATCGCGGTGTGGGCCTTCACCTTCGCGCTGCCCGGCGATCCCGCGTCGGTCCTGCTCGGCCCGGACGCGAGCCCGGCCGAACTGGAGGCGACCCGGCAGCGGCTCGGCCTGGACGGGACCGTCGTGGAGCAGTACCTGTCCTGGATCGGTCACGCCCTCGCGGGTGACCTCGGGTCCTCGTACTACTCGGGCCAGCCGGTGGTCGCCGAGTTGCTCGACCGGATCCCGGCGACGGTCCAGCTGGCCGGGTTCGCGATGGTGCTGACCCTGGTCATCGCCGTACCGGTCGGCATCGTGGTCGCGTTGCGGCCGCGGTCGGTGGCCGGCCGGCTGTTCCAGGGGTACCTCACCGCGGGTCTCGCGGTCCCGACCTTCTGGCTGGGGCTGCTGCTGATCATCGTGCTCGCCGTCCAACTGCGGTGGCTGCCCGCGTCGAGCGACTACGTGCCGTTCTGGGGCGATCCAGGCGGCGCGCTGACGGCGACGATCCTGCCCGCGCTCGCCATCGCCGTGCACACCTCCAGTGTCACCGCCCGGTTCCTCGCCACGTCGCTCGGCGACGTGATGGGCAAGGACTACATCCGGACCGCCCGCGCCAAGGGCGTCCCGGAACGGGACGTGATCCGCCGCCACGCGCTGCGGAACGCGTCGTTGCCCACGATCACCATCGTCGGCCTCCAACTCGGCGGCTTCCTCGGCGGCACCGTCGTCATCGAGGCCGTCTTCAACTACCCCGGACTGGGCCGCCTGCTCTACACCGCGATCGGCGAACGCGACTACGCGCTGGTCCAGGGCGGGGTGCTGTTCGTCGTCGCCACCTTCCTGCTGCTCAACCTGCTGGTGGACCTCGGGTACGCCGTGCTGGATCCGCGGATCCGGCTGACCTGA
- a CDS encoding dihydrodipicolinate synthase family protein gives MTALRYSADEADMALLTAVFTPFTDTGEVDLDLVAKQADDLLAWGSVAAYVGGTAGEGASLSTEERMALVDRWCEVAADRLDVIVHVGHASLTEARKLAAHAESAGVRAISAVPPYFHRPDTVDAVVDSCAAIADAAPSLPFTYYHIPGMTGVGVRASDVLLAGRERIPSFAGVKFAHNDMVDLQRCLQLAGEEHEVFVGVAKLVLAARQWGARAAIGSVYNFAGPLFKRLLGEVDRGDLAAARESQLLAQQVIDVAGRYGGELAGFKALGSLSGVDCGPCRPPLVSPGPDQVAALHAEVTKLGFTDRNR, from the coding sequence ATGACCGCGTTGCGTTATTCGGCCGACGAGGCGGACATGGCACTGCTCACCGCCGTGTTCACCCCCTTCACCGACACCGGTGAGGTCGACCTCGACCTCGTCGCGAAGCAGGCCGACGACCTGCTCGCGTGGGGATCGGTGGCGGCGTACGTCGGGGGGACCGCCGGCGAGGGCGCGTCGCTGTCGACCGAGGAGCGGATGGCGCTCGTCGACCGGTGGTGCGAGGTGGCGGCGGACCGGCTGGACGTCATCGTCCACGTCGGGCACGCCAGCCTCACCGAGGCCCGCAAACTGGCCGCGCACGCCGAGTCCGCCGGGGTCCGGGCGATCTCCGCGGTCCCGCCGTACTTCCACCGTCCGGACACGGTCGACGCGGTGGTCGACAGCTGCGCCGCCATCGCGGACGCCGCGCCCAGCCTGCCGTTCACGTATTACCACATCCCCGGGATGACCGGTGTCGGCGTGCGGGCGAGCGACGTCCTGCTGGCCGGCCGGGAACGGATCCCGTCGTTCGCCGGGGTCAAGTTCGCCCACAACGACATGGTCGACCTGCAACGGTGCCTCCAGCTCGCGGGCGAGGAGCACGAGGTCTTCGTCGGGGTCGCCAAGTTGGTGCTCGCCGCGCGGCAGTGGGGTGCGCGGGCCGCGATCGGCTCGGTGTACAACTTCGCGGGTCCGCTGTTCAAGCGGTTGCTCGGCGAGGTGGATCGAGGTGACCTGGCCGCGGCGCGGGAGTCCCAGTTGCTCGCCCAGCAGGTCATCGACGTGGCCGGGCGGTACGGCGGGGAGCTGGCCGGGTTCAAGGCGCTGGGCTCGTTGTCCGGGGTCGACTGTGGACCGTGCCGGCCGCCGCTGGTGTCACCCGGTCCGGATCAGGTGGCGGCGTTGCACGCCGAGGTGACGAAGCTCGGGTTCACCGACCGGAACCGTTGA